The following proteins are encoded in a genomic region of candidate division Zixibacteria bacterium HGW-Zixibacteria-1:
- a CDS encoding Asp-tRNA(Asn)/Glu-tRNA(Gln) amidotransferase GatCAB subunit C yields the protein MPVLKYDISRISGLARLVLIPEDEIVISRDLSKTLDFIDQIQGFDPDEMDHNFRTEQAENRLREDRIKPSLPRTRTLGNAPDKDEDFFRVPRVLG from the coding sequence ATGCCTGTATTAAAGTACGATATTTCCAGGATTTCGGGGCTTGCCCGCCTTGTTTTGATTCCTGAAGATGAAATTGTCATATCCCGTGATCTGTCTAAAACCCTTGATTTTATTGATCAAATCCAGGGTTTTGACCCCGATGAGATGGACCATAATTTCCGCACCGAACAGGCCGAGAACAGATTAAGAGAAGACAGGATTAAACCGTCACTGCCCCGGACAAGGACCCTGGGCAATGCGCCGGACAAAGATGAGGATTTTTTCAGAGTTCCAAGGGTGTTAGGTTGA
- the tig gene encoding trigger factor — translation MKLKSEIKSSDGLVREIEIEIPADMVDKAFSDQYKKYQKEAKIKGFRPGKVPMSVIKSKFYDLIRGEVLQDLVGQTYPQAVKEHNLKVASQPDFADLDIHEGSPLKFIAKLEVMPEIEKVDYERIVLPKEEIEVRDAEVDAVVEYLRKKKADIRKVDRAATKSDTLILDLVKLDDPDKLLNTDKFDDIELDLSSEVTVKEFREVLDGIKAGEEREVQVNYPEDFSNTSLAGKSIKYLCKVKEVKEKVLPEANDAFAKAHGESETMLEMRLKIRGDLKKQKELDHRQWERQEVRRQVIERNKIPIPGAMIEKYLESIMEDMKRRNEPFEEKMVREQYRSVAEDSIRWNLLMDRLAELEKIEVFPSDTENWIKSFAANYKMEAEKAKKMLAQSGKLPEVRDNLLEDKTLNHILAKAEYVRDITDVKITAGSESNESKKDDAKVAETQESENNITEEL, via the coding sequence GTGAAATTGAAATCCGAAATAAAATCCTCCGACGGACTTGTTCGCGAGATAGAAATTGAAATTCCTGCGGATATGGTCGATAAGGCCTTTTCTGATCAATACAAAAAATATCAGAAAGAAGCCAAAATTAAAGGGTTCCGTCCCGGCAAAGTGCCCATGAGTGTCATAAAATCAAAGTTTTATGACCTGATTCGCGGTGAAGTGCTTCAGGACCTGGTCGGCCAGACTTACCCGCAAGCCGTTAAAGAACATAATCTTAAGGTCGCCTCACAGCCCGATTTCGCCGATCTGGATATTCATGAAGGCAGCCCGCTCAAATTTATTGCCAAACTTGAAGTGATGCCGGAAATCGAAAAAGTCGATTACGAGCGCATTGTCCTGCCCAAAGAGGAAATAGAGGTTCGCGACGCCGAGGTTGATGCCGTTGTCGAGTACCTGCGCAAGAAAAAGGCCGATATTAGAAAAGTTGATCGCGCCGCCACCAAAAGTGATACCCTTATTCTCGATCTGGTGAAACTGGATGACCCGGATAAACTGCTTAATACCGATAAATTCGATGATATTGAATTGGACCTTTCCAGCGAAGTCACCGTAAAGGAATTTAGAGAGGTGCTTGACGGCATCAAGGCCGGCGAAGAGCGCGAAGTTCAGGTAAATTACCCGGAGGATTTTTCGAACACCAGCCTGGCCGGCAAGTCGATCAAGTATTTATGCAAGGTCAAGGAAGTGAAGGAGAAGGTGCTTCCCGAAGCTAACGACGCTTTCGCCAAAGCGCACGGCGAATCGGAAACGATGCTCGAGATGCGGCTGAAAATCCGTGGCGACCTGAAAAAGCAGAAGGAACTGGATCATCGGCAGTGGGAAAGACAGGAAGTGCGCCGGCAGGTGATCGAAAGAAACAAGATTCCGATTCCCGGGGCCATGATCGAGAAGTATCTGGAATCGATTATGGAAGACATGAAGCGTCGCAATGAGCCGTTCGAAGAGAAAATGGTTCGCGAGCAGTATCGGTCGGTGGCCGAGGATTCGATCCGTTGGAATTTGCTGATGGATCGGCTGGCGGAGCTTGAAAAAATTGAAGTTTTCCCGTCCGATACCGAAAACTGGATTAAGAGCTTTGCGGCTAACTACAAGATGGAGGCGGAAAAGGCGAAGAAGATGCTGGCTCAGTCCGGCAAACTGCCGGAGGTCCGCGACAATTTGCTCGAGGACAAGACGCTAAACCATATTCTGGCCAAAGCCGAATATGTGAGGGACATCACCGATGTTAAAATAACCGCCGGCTCCGAGTCAAATGAGTCGAAGAAGGATGACGCTAAAGTTGCGGAGACTCAGGAGAGTGAAAACAATATCACGGAGGAATTATAA
- a CDS encoding Fis family transcriptional regulator, translating into MRHGAYDYITKPFRNEELLITVEKALEHKNIKEELSALREQIAWNYGFDSLVGVSDAMRSLKNVASRVSGTDIVILITGESGTGKELLAKAIHYHSARRRKRFIPIECTSIPESLLESELFGHTKGSFTSAYSDHKGLFEEGDGGTVFLDEVGDMPMALQAKILRVLQESEIRPVGSTISKKIDVRIIAATNRDLSILVEKKNFREDLFYRLNVLPLNIPPLRQRIDDIPVLVEHLLKRENIEQRDKFSITTGAMEKLLSHTWPGNVRELENTLKRALALSQSREINDRDIVFINSSKLPPQIFLRREPVNVESGTLEDSLKQRIETMLHANDWNLTRTATKLGIGRTTLWRKIKKYNISKIDEYADVEQE; encoded by the coding sequence ATGCGGCATGGGGCCTATGATTACATTACCAAACCGTTTCGCAATGAAGAGCTTCTGATCACGGTCGAGAAGGCGCTGGAGCATAAAAATATCAAGGAAGAACTTTCCGCGCTTCGGGAGCAAATTGCCTGGAATTACGGATTCGACAGCCTGGTGGGCGTCTCGGATGCCATGAGGTCTCTAAAAAATGTGGCCTCGCGAGTCTCCGGAACCGATATTGTGATACTTATAACCGGCGAGTCAGGAACCGGCAAGGAACTGCTTGCGAAGGCGATTCACTACCACTCGGCGCGCCGGCGGAAACGCTTTATTCCCATCGAATGCACCTCTATTCCGGAGAGTCTCCTCGAGTCGGAATTATTCGGTCATACCAAAGGTTCATTTACATCGGCCTATTCCGATCACAAGGGTTTATTCGAAGAGGGTGATGGCGGGACGGTTTTTCTTGATGAAGTCGGTGATATGCCGATGGCCTTACAGGCGAAAATTCTAAGGGTGCTTCAGGAGTCGGAAATTCGTCCTGTCGGTTCCACGATATCAAAAAAGATCGATGTCCGAATTATTGCCGCCACCAACCGCGATTTGTCCATATTGGTGGAGAAAAAAAATTTTCGGGAAGATCTGTTCTATCGCCTGAATGTTCTGCCGCTTAATATTCCGCCGTTGAGACAACGGATTGACGATATTCCTGTTCTCGTCGAGCACTTACTTAAGAGAGAAAATATCGAGCAACGTGATAAATTTTCGATCACTACGGGCGCGATGGAAAAACTGCTCTCGCATACCTGGCCGGGCAATGTCCGCGAACTTGAAAACACCCTCAAACGAGCCCTGGCCCTGTCGCAATCCCGCGAAATCAATGACCGGGACATTGTTTTTATTAACTCGTCGAAATTACCCCCTCAGATATTCCTTCGAAGAGAACCGGTCAATGTCGAAAGCGGGACTCTGGAGGATAGCCTCAAGCAGCGAATCGAAACCATGCTTCATGCCAATGACTGGAACCTCACCCGAACGGCCACAAAACTCGGTATCGGAAGAACGACACTGTGGCGGAAAATAAAAAAATACAATATCAGTAAAATCGATGAGTATGCTGATGTCGAACAAGAGTGA
- a CDS encoding endolytic transglycosylase MltG, with product MNDRKPHKAKIRFYEYFLYVIVTAVTFLLAVPVVIMKFFSYMAGSLGAPLKSIKNFVGFLLVLMIAGGGLLAFEIFVPYDIGASIKSVMVEENDNFSGVLTDMQDENILKGRYLFKMLSVITGTDKMLVPGRYDFSGKVSLHGILKKFRRHDIATAMITIPEGLNVYKTAGVISRNLGLDSATIVSLAFDTNYTQSRFGLDGLEGYLYPETYRVWYGIQIDDILKIIVDEFNRQTENLLKDLPENIGSKNDLMALASIIEAEAMYDDEKPIISSVYHNRLKNKMLLQADPTVIYALGGLDRPLYYHDLKYDSPYNTYMYKGLPPGPINSPGLASIKAALNPETTEFVYFVADRNGRHIFSSTLREHNQAKNRIKREKKENGAG from the coding sequence ATGAACGATAGAAAGCCGCATAAGGCGAAAATAAGGTTCTATGAATATTTTCTATATGTTATTGTCACCGCCGTTACTTTCCTCCTGGCGGTTCCGGTGGTTATCATGAAGTTTTTTTCCTACATGGCCGGCTCGCTGGGCGCCCCTCTTAAATCAATAAAGAATTTTGTCGGCTTTCTATTGGTTCTGATGATAGCCGGGGGCGGACTGCTGGCCTTTGAAATATTCGTCCCGTACGATATCGGAGCAAGTATCAAATCGGTTATGGTCGAGGAAAACGATAATTTTTCCGGCGTCCTGACCGATATGCAGGATGAAAATATCCTGAAGGGCCGTTACCTTTTCAAAATGTTGTCCGTTATTACCGGAACGGATAAAATGCTGGTGCCGGGGCGTTATGATTTTTCGGGGAAGGTCTCGCTCCATGGTATCTTAAAGAAGTTCAGGAGACATGACATTGCCACCGCCATGATTACCATTCCCGAAGGTCTGAACGTTTATAAGACGGCCGGGGTTATCAGCCGCAATCTGGGACTCGATTCGGCAACGATCGTCTCACTGGCCTTTGACACGAATTATACGCAGTCCCGATTCGGGCTGGATGGTTTGGAAGGTTACCTGTATCCGGAAACGTACCGGGTCTGGTACGGCATCCAAATTGACGACATCCTCAAGATAATCGTTGATGAGTTCAACCGGCAAACCGAGAATTTGCTGAAGGATCTTCCTGAAAATATCGGATCCAAAAACGATCTTATGGCTCTGGCTTCGATTATCGAAGCGGAGGCGATGTACGACGATGAGAAACCGATTATTTCATCGGTTTACCATAATCGATTGAAGAACAAAATGCTCCTGCAGGCCGATCCGACCGTCATTTACGCCCTAGGCGGGCTCGACAGACCGCTCTATTACCACGACCTCAAATATGATTCGCCATATAATACCTATATGTATAAGGGCCTCCCGCCCGGCCCCATCAATTCACCCGGACTGGCATCGATCAAAGCGGCGCTTAATCCCGAAACAACCGAGTTTGTCTATTTCGTTGCCGACCGGAACGGACGGCATATATTTTCAAGCACCCTCCGGGAACATAATCAGGCAAAGAATAGAATTAAGAGAGAAAAGAAAGAAAACGGGGCCGGTTAA
- the kdsB gene encoding 3-deoxy-manno-octulosonate cytidylyltransferase, which yields MKPKILAVIPARFASKRFPGKPLSLIAGKPLIQHIYQAASKSRLIEKVIVATDSPEIMKVVNDFGGEAIITSGNHQTGSDRAAEAMEKIGGEIIINIQADHIGIKPAVFDRILESMLQDRKIMFATIARKVEDEAALFDPNRVKLIIDRDDYAYWFSRYPLPFLQGVNGNRLGQFDFYYHVGTYFFRKAGLKLFHSWPRSPLEIAESLEQLRILENRHKIKVFKIKNEILSIDAPEDLKLAEKNYKK from the coding sequence ATGAAGCCAAAAATTCTGGCTGTTATTCCTGCTCGTTTCGCCTCGAAACGATTCCCCGGGAAACCACTGTCTCTAATAGCCGGAAAGCCTCTGATTCAGCATATCTATCAAGCCGCCTCAAAATCCCGACTGATCGAAAAGGTTATAGTCGCCACCGATTCACCTGAAATCATGAAGGTGGTCAACGACTTCGGCGGCGAGGCGATCATCACATCCGGCAACCATCAGACAGGTTCCGACCGGGCGGCCGAGGCCATGGAAAAAATCGGGGGCGAAATAATTATTAATATTCAGGCCGACCACATCGGGATCAAGCCGGCTGTGTTCGACCGGATTCTGGAATCCATGCTGCAGGATCGCAAAATTATGTTTGCTACTATTGCCAGAAAAGTCGAGGACGAAGCGGCTCTGTTCGATCCCAACCGGGTCAAATTGATTATCGACAGAGATGATTATGCCTATTGGTTTTCGCGCTATCCTCTTCCCTTTCTGCAGGGAGTCAACGGCAACCGGCTGGGACAGTTTGATTTCTATTACCATGTTGGAACTTACTTTTTTAGAAAAGCCGGTTTGAAGCTATTTCATTCGTGGCCCCGGTCGCCGCTCGAAATAGCGGAATCGCTGGAACAACTCAGAATTCTTGAAAATCGCCACAAAATAAAAGTATTTAAGATAAAAAATGAAATTCTTTCAATAGACGCACCTGAAGACCTTAAACTTGCTGAAAAAAATTATAAAAAGTAG
- a CDS encoding Holliday junction resolvase RuvX codes for MKDMIYLGIDFGLRRIGLAKSDPTGLIASAYKTITYKSIKKAVGEIVADIEELGAVGVVVGYPVAPDGGNKGERCRMVDDFIVRLEKVYSGPIYKYDERFSSVEAEDMIHKHGKKIGRDKGRVDRMAAALILQRFLDER; via the coding sequence ATGAAAGATATGATCTACCTCGGCATTGACTTCGGTTTGAGGCGGATCGGGCTGGCCAAATCGGACCCGACCGGCTTGATTGCCTCGGCGTATAAAACTATAACATATAAGTCGATAAAAAAAGCGGTCGGGGAAATCGTCGCTGATATCGAGGAACTCGGCGCGGTCGGGGTGGTGGTCGGCTATCCGGTTGCCCCGGATGGGGGCAATAAGGGCGAGCGATGCAGGATGGTCGATGATTTTATCGTCCGGCTTGAAAAAGTTTATTCAGGGCCGATTTATAAATATGATGAGCGGTTTTCATCGGTCGAAGCCGAGGACATGATCCACAAGCACGGCAAGAAGATCGGCCGTGATAAGGGCCGGGTGGATCGGATGGCGGCGGCCCTTATATTACAGAGATTTCTGGATGAACGATAG